AAAAATACCGCTGGACTCTAAATGCAACACAAGAAGCAGAGACTGTCACTGAGGTCCAGACGTGTCCCCGGGCCTTTACCGAACCACCCAGCTGCTATACAGGTCCACACTTCAGTGCAGGTGTCCTTTTATTCCTCCTGGTACCGGACGCACTTGACTAAACTCTTGTTTTAACAGGAAAACGTTAATACGAGTTCAAAACGATGACATGCCTGTCCCAGGTACTAAACACCTGGGTCCGTTTCATGTGGTACTTTGGATTAGTAGTAATACTATAAGCATTACCAGTCCATTAAGACACCTCAGTACTATCAATGCAGGTCCACTTCAAAtctcacacacatgcgcacgtgtCCAGGACAGTCGTTATAAAGTGCAAGTGAATTTTATGACATTTAATGTTATTGTTCCTGGATACTAATGCAACAGTTTTAatgtaaaaacacaaaaatcaCAATTATTCTACCTGTTCAGGGTAACGGGGGAGCGGGTGGAGCCTATCTGGACACGTGATCTGGCTAgaggtgagacacacacacacacctgtgtattTCTGGACTGTGGAAGTACAGCCCACACCTACATAACCATGTGCTGCTCTGTAGTTCAGTTCAGAAATAATAAGGCGGTTCAGGCAGCGCTTGTGCAGCTCTCCAGAGTCCAGCACGTGTGTTAAAGCTGGCTGGTTAAGTGAATGTCGATCTCATTTACAATCTGGATTTTCAAAGgtcataaaaacaaaatgaacCCATTATTTGCTCCTCCTCTGCAGTTTACTCTCTCGCCGCTCTAGGTTGCAGAAGGAGCGCACTCCCCACACCATTTTACCAACTTGTCACTATTTCTAATGACTTTTCAGACCTCCTTAACTACTTCCTGTCAATAAAGCACCTAGCAGACAACCCAGTGACATTTCTGATGACTCTTCTTTCTGTTAAACGTTGTCATCGATTTTCTCTGCGGATTAGCAAAAACCCAGCCTGCGCTCCGGACTGTCCTCTCCGACATCAGGAAAGGGAAGGATGAGCGCATGTACAGCATGATCACACTACAGCAACTGACCAGTCCGAAACCTTCCTCTGTGGATCTGGTCCACCAACAGATTGCGGGTCATACAGCAACAAAGTGAAACCCTTTACTTGTATGTGCCCCATATCTGATTTATATGACAGACAGTCCCAACCAGAGTTTCTAACCGCACCCGGGCTGCTTTCGTGTGCGGCTCCTGAACTAGATCCACGTCTGGTCCTTGTCAAAGGGACCTCAGTCTGAATACTTGATAGGAAGGCAGGATTTTTGACTTTATGTTTATTTATCTGTTCTAAATAACGTTCAGCTCGTGAAGTTTGACCTGAACATGTGTCGTtactagggatgcaacaataccacttttttccaaaccgatacgataccgatacttggatctgagtactcgccgataccagttaccgatacagatacttctaccacaccaaaaaaaatgcaatgaattggaatacaggttttattttcttctgttttcaataggaaaagcctgtgaggtagataaaaagtaatagaagtgatcacaaaactaaaatattaggtgaacagaaatggcaatttacagtgaagtcactttcaagcaactgcattggtatcagttactggtatctgttaacttttaccgataccgatactggtatcagtatcggcactgataccgataccagtatcgtatcggtgcatccctagtcgtTACAGCTAGGGTTGGTCAGCTACACAATCCAGTGATTACCTCCTGAGAGCTTGATTAACTCAGCTCAGCAGTTCATGGGATCATTTGTTATAAACACACTGAAATGCTTTAGACACTTTTATTGTGTGGAGACACTCATCCATCAGGTTTtagtgacatatttatttcatctGGTTGGTTTTAGGGTGTTTTGACTGCTCTGGTGAGGATTTACCAAGTCTAACTCTTTTCACCCAGCATGAACGGGGagtcagcagatgatggcggggtggtggACGTCCCGACCATTCAGGCCGTCCACGGCCACGATGCCATGGTGGTGGACCTCCTTCAGCACGTTGCCGATGCTGGCGGTGTGATGCAGGGACAAGCTGGAGTCACGCTCACACAAGGTCCGGTGCAAGTGCCCTGTCATGGAAACGTCCGGAAAAGCAGGAGTGACTGTGGAATGTTGTGTTTCAGGCCACGTGGTGGGAATGGTAGCCAGCCAATCACAGGAGGAGCTGATAGAAGCTCGGGTGGGGGTTGGTGTAGAAGGCGGAGCCGGAGTTGAGATGATGGTGATTGACTCACTGGATCCGACTCTGATGCAGATGAAGACGGAAGTAAGAGTAACTCAAGATCGTGTCTGGTTTAGAGTAACGGTGTGTTTGCAGATCCAACAGGCCTGCAGGTGGAGTTCAAACACCTGTTTACTTCACAGGTAATAAACACTGATGTGGGGGCCTCCACCACTACAGTGGGTGTGGTCGGGGGTGTCGCTCATCAAGCTGCTGTCACAACAGTGGACCAGGCCCAAATCATCACCCTCCAGGTGATTCATCCATTCTTCACCGGTCACACAGACTGTACCAGAAACACAAACACCTGGTCTGAGTCTTGAGCTGCTGCTTCTCTCTGCTCGCAGCTGGTAAACATGGAGGAACAAGCAGCCTTGGGCCTGGGGGAACTCCAGCTGGTCCAGGTGCCTGTGTCGGCCTCTGCCGTGGAAACCCTGCAGCAAGGCACATTCGTGGACACTTCTGCCATGCCGAAGGACGGAGATCCAGTCATCTGTCACACGCTGCCTCTCCCCGAGGGCTTCCAGGTGCACCAGCGAAAATAACCTCCTGATTTTGGGTGAATTGTAGATTGGTTCATGTGGAGGTTTTGTCATGTTGACAAACAAATGTTACTGGTGTTGTAGGTGGTGAAGGTTGGAGCTAATGGGGAGGTGGAGACAGTAGAGCAGGAGAAGGGAGCAGACGGCCatgatgaagaagaggaggaggaggaggaagaggaggaggaggtgggaaaCCAGATCCTGGACGAAGCAGAAGATGAGCCTGTTCAGCCTTTGAATGATGACCCAAGCTGGGCTAAAGACCCAGACTATCAGCCTCCCTCTGTGGGGGTCAGAAAGACCAAGAAGGTAACGTGGTTCCGTCCCTCTCTGGGGTCTGAGATACTTGCAGGCTGTTTCTGAACCAGCTGCTTTCTCAGGGTAAGAAGAGTCGTCTGCGTTATGCTGAAGGCGACAAGGACATGGATGTCAGTGTCTATGAttttgaggaggagcagcaggaagGCCTCCTGTCAGAGGTGAATGCAGAGAAAGTAGTCGGCACCATGAAGCCTCCCAAACCCACCAAGATCAAGAAGAAAGGTAAGAAAACATCATTTACTCCAGTCAGTCAGCGCGGCTTAACCTAAAAgctgttctgctgctgttgtgtcaggGGTGAAGAAAACCTTCCAGTGTGAGCTGTGTAGCTACACCTGCCCTCGGCGCTCCAACCTGGACCGACACATGAAGAGCCACACCGATGAGAGGCCGCACAAATGCCACCTGTGTGGACGAGCCTTCAGGACCGTGACTCTGCTGCGAAACCATCTCAACACTCACACAGGTGTTTACAGAAGTGCCAGTGAGCCTGACAGACGCGCTATAGGACTGTTGTAGAGTCCTGATTGTTGTGCCGCCGTGGCCTTCAGCAGCGATAAGGTGTCATAACTTTACACTAATGCCTCTGTAGCGTTAACCATTGGCTACTTATGTTTTAAATGATCAGtaagatgtgatgttccatatGAATATGGaacatcaatctgattggtcttgggATGTTTAATTTATATTCCTTTAGGTTCTCTGACTTGTTCAGGGAACACACGCTTCACATTAATCAGACAGCGTCAAGAATGTAGTTATAAGAACGACTCgttctattttcctaaactaaatgatCACACATGACCAAGTATGAATGTGCACGAGTGGAATgggagctagatgttttagcagaacCTTCCTGAGAGCTTGTGGAGTCTGGGTGCTAacatcagtttggctgtatgtagggttgtcacggtaaccggtgtagcggtagggttgtcacggtaaccggtgtagcggtaaaccccagtaaaaaagttgaccataataataaccgtcttgttttttaaaaactatattatctcggtgggttaccgtgactgcggtgtaggcgcggtgacccttaccagccaccgtatcatctgctgaagttgccggcggcacatgcacgctttgttgtttacaaccaaaactttcttgaagctaaagctgaaataacggccaaaggaggagacggcggcgctcaggacattttttatccctcaaagaagacaaagtgggaagtacgggcatcttttggatatttgaagaatgccgaggtacagttgatagaagacggctatcctgtttgcagcacgtgcagaaaaagtgtctgtgaaaggcagcaacgcttcaaatctcatgatacatctgcgtgaccatcacccacaactctgcagtcaacgcaaggcaagctaacattagcattttagctcaaatgcgtgacccgaggatttgggttgagggagaatgcaacgagtcgctatataaagcagccgcagcgccgctacctgcatataaaccgtgtcgcggacacccccatgttgaaatgacgttatgcattacggggctcccaggggcagataagagttggtctctctccgagaataattatgaatttaacaatgattactgcctgatgacattttcccacatctgcaaagctcactggaaggacacaaaccgaggacaatattttcctgatatagggtttattactcaagtacgggtaaaaaagtatctgattagaaggctacttgagtactgagtatcatctgatctaatatttttaaaatgatgacatcaaacagacataaaataagaagttatgggcaaatattggtattttaaagactaaagaggaaaattgtaaacaaacaacataattacaaaataacacattttaggcaaaatttagacacaaaccgaggacaacattttcctgacatacagggtttatttaattgtgtgaaaatgtagcacgtttaaaaaaaataccgcaataataccaaaaaccgtggtaattttggtcacaataaccgtgcggttacattttcacaccgtgacaaccctagctgtatggtttgataagctagagattTGTTTGTAAAACCATCCAACGCCATTAGTgccgagtctacgcacccttgtgtggAGGTCCCCGGgcgatccagggggtcaggaGGTCGAGATAGATACTGCAGTTGGCCTGGTACCGGAGCTCGTAGAtagctccgatacgacccgtctagtctgagatACCTCCAGGTGGCGGCAGGAAGCTGGAGTGCTTATTGAGCATCTAAGGCCGTTCGGCGGtgtgtctgaaatcactcgcaagcgttgcagagaggctttgaccttgaggtcaaaagataggatggtctcaaatgcttgctcaccggtCAGTTGGCCAAACCAGGATGCAGCGGGAGAACCACTAGACCAGGAAGTGATTCCTGGATCTGTTAGATGTTGTTTACTAGTTCTAGACAaaccagaatttgacacgtttaaaaGGCGTTACCAAAATATGTCAGAAGTCACGCCTTCAGTCAGATACTCAGAGAGGTTTCTCTCAGTGTGAAGTGTACATGTTATAAGAGTTACGTGAAACAAAAACGTTAAACATTCATAATAATCTCATTATCATGTGTATGAGTTTACTGATGGATCAACTAAACACGGATCTGGTGCAGTTTAAGGCCCGAAATGAATCACTGCAggaaaaaatgttctttttaacacatcattgattaatgtACTGATTATTCAAACACGATCTTGTTCGTTCAACACATCTGATTATGTCAGCCTATAAAGTTGTGGAGTTATTTATTTAAGGAAGAtggactttattcagagtgagagtGCAGGAGTCTCATCTTGTTGTTTTATTTAGGGACTCGCCCACACAAGTGCACAGACTGTGACATGGCTTTTGTGACCAGTGGAGAACTGGTTCGCCATCGGCGCTACAAACACACTCATGAGAAGCCCTTCAAGTGCTCCATGTGTGACTACGCCAGTGTGGAGGTGAGACTCGCTTCATTTAAATACTATTCACTTTATCTGCAGGGTCCGTACGGGTGCTTGAAATCCTTGAAAATGTTTACATTTCAATCGTGTTCTCAAGGTATGGAAAGTGCTTTTTTCTGTATTAAGTCCTTGAAAATGCTTGAAAAACAAACAGTTTTGCATTTAAGATCAGTCAAGAAAGTTTGATTGGAAAAGTCAATCTGTTGCTTTTGTTAACATCAAAAACTAGAGAGCGATTGTTTAGCCTTTAACAAACACGGTTGCTGCTGCTCTGAGAGGATCCGCTCCTTTCTGTAACACCGGTGTGTGAGCAGCAGACTCCGTCTCTTGTCGAGACCAGCTGCTGGACCGGCGGCGTCCTCTGGCTGCGCTACGAAGCAGACCTACTTAAGCACCAAGCTGGTGTAGtagttgtgtgtgtgagagcccTGGGATCCAGCAGGTCCTTCTGTGATAAAATTGGTAATAAAATCAAGACTGGAGCCGACCAGGGTACCGAAAAAATGGTAAGAAGTATCGTTTTTTGGTGCTAAATGTTGGTACTTTCCCAATAATAAGTCCCTGTAATGAGCCGCAAAGTCCCGCTCCTCCCCCTGCTGCGGTTCACGTCAGATGTAGGCTGCTCCCCCATTTGTTTACTGAACATCTCCAAGTTTGCAGGttaataaaatacagaaaaacaatCGTTTTGGCTGCATCTTGTGAAAGTAAACAGCAACAGAGCTAAATGTAGCCTCTGTGTTCAGATTTGAGTCGCTAAACATGGAAATAGCTGCAGTTTAATAAAGCACCCTGTTGTTCATTGCATCTTGTTGTGAGCTGAAGCATGACCCACGTTTGCATGTGAAAACAGACCCAGCTCCCTATGGCATGCCACTTAACATCGTAACCAGCACAGAGGCTAAGGCTAAAGGTGTGTGTTGTTCAGGTGAGCAAGCTGAAGCGTCACATCCGTTCCCACACGGGCGAACGGCCCTTCCAGTGCAGCCTCTGTAGCTACGCCAGCAGAGACACATACAAGCTGAAGAGACACATGAGGACGCACTCAGGTAGACACCTAAACTGTTGCTTTATTTTGGGTAAACCTCATTGAGACTTTATTAACAGAAAGAAGAAATTCCTTCTTTAGAAGGTTGGCTGTATTCACTAGTTTCTGTCTCTTTGGCCATGTTTTCCGCTGGAGTGTGATGAGATTGTTGCCTCATGTTGTTCTCAGGAGAAAAACCCTACGAGTGCTACATCTGCCACGCCCGCTTCACCCAGAGTGGAACTATGAAGATGCACATTCTGCAGAAACACACAGAAAATGTGGCCAAATTCCACTGTCCTCACTGTGACACAGTCATCGCACGCAAGAGCGACCTGGGTAAATCTTACGGAACCACGGCAGACGTTTGTCTTTTGGGTGGTTTTAGTGGTAGTAGTGGACTTCATTTAACATACGCATTGGTCCAATATAAAATTATGTCATAATAAATCAAATACATAGTACACATGTGACAGACGCCTATAGAAATCtaatcctaaaaatgttaaattacATTTATATTCTAAAATCATGATACAAAAGAAGAATCCACACATAAACACTTGAACCATGCTTCCTTAGGCTGGATGAGTAGTAATAGCTCACGTGGGATCAGTGATGGCTGAGATGATACTAAACCTTTCAGATGAGCtttaaaataacacaagcctgcagtTACAGACATCCATCTTTATGCTCCCTTGCAAACTGAAGCCTTTGTTCCAGTTTGCTTCACTGATTAGTGTTTCACTGTTCAGTCCCAATCCCTTGAGTTCCCTTCACATTGTGTGTTTGAAAAGGCTCTTTCTTACTTTCACTACCAAACATGGCTCTGACTTCTACTGTTGTTTTTCTTCCATTTGATTTCACCAAACCTTTAAGTGATCGCTGATCCTTTTCTGGACACATTTCTTCCTCAAAGACGACGGGTCCCCACtatccatccaggttttaatcatTCCTTtatcatcttttccacgaccaccagatgtgactTTCCACGTGGTTATTTAATAGTGTTTCTCAATgttaaggaaccttgccttggtgTCTTGGTCTAGcagcagttgcctaggagattcgtcatcaggaaccaccaaggcgtgttccaatgttcacgtTCTACCAAGgtgtctgtttgttagccgtttagctagctgagcaaggatacacaggaggtgccttgtagcctggccttggtcaaacatTACAGCGCGTTAttgtcaaaaggatggcggatcaggggccagcagctacttctggggcaaatttctagtttttaaagtaagtcaactaattcaggtgagacttgagtaaaaaatgtcgtcgtctcttcttcctccgcttatccgggtccgggtcgcgggggcagcatcccaactagggagctccagaccgtcctctccccggccttctccaccagctcctccggcaggaccccaaggtgttcccggaccagattggagatgtaacctctccaacatgtcctgggtcgacccgggggcctcctgccggcaggacatgcccgaaacacctccctggggaggcgtccagggggcatcctgaccagatgcctaaaccgcctcaactggctcctttcaatccggaggagcagcggttctactgcaagtccctcccgaatgtccgagctcctgaccctatctctaaggctgagcccggccaccctacggaggaaactcatttcggccacttgtatccgcaatctcgttctttcggtcattacccaaagctcatgaccataggtgaggattgggacgtagatcgaccagtaaatcgagagcctggctttctagctcagctccctcttcaccatgacagatcggctcagcgtccgcatcactgcagaggctgaaccaatccgcctgtcgatctcccgatccctcctaccctcacttgtgaacaagaccccgaggtacttaaactcctccacttgaggtaggtctTCTCCCCCGactcggagttggcaagccacctttttcccgtcgagaaccatggtctcagatttggaggtgctgatcctcatcccagccgcttcacactccacTGCgatcctacccagcaagagctgaaggtcagagctggatgaagctagaaggaccacatcatccgcaaaaagcagagacgagattctcctgccaccaaactcggcacactccacaccacgactgcgcctagaaattctgtccataaaggtaatgaacagaaccggtgacaaagggcagccctggcggagtccaaccctcaccaggaacaggtccgacttactaccggctatgcggaccaaactcacgctcctctggtaaagggactgaatggcccttaacagaaagccgcccaccccatactcctggagcgtcccccacagggtgcccctggggacatgatcataagccttctccaaatccacaaaacacatg
This sequence is a window from Nothobranchius furzeri strain GRZ-AD chromosome 14, NfurGRZ-RIMD1, whole genome shotgun sequence. Protein-coding genes within it:
- the LOC107389472 gene encoding transcriptional repressor CTCF; this translates as MNGESADDGGVVDVPTIQAVHGHDAMVVDLLQHVADAGGVMQGQAGVTLTQGHVVGMVASQSQEELIEARVGVGVEGGAGVEMMVIDSLDPTLMQMKTEVINTDVGASTTTVGVVGGVAHQAAVTTVDQAQIITLQLVNMEEQAALGLGELQLVQVPVSASAVETLQQGTFVDTSAMPKDGDPVICHTLPLPEGFQVVKVGANGEVETVEQEKGADGHDEEEEEEEEEEEEVGNQILDEAEDEPVQPLNDDPSWAKDPDYQPPSVGVRKTKKGKKSRLRYAEGDKDMDVSVYDFEEEQQEGLLSEVNAEKVVGTMKPPKPTKIKKKGVKKTFQCELCSYTCPRRSNLDRHMKSHTDERPHKCHLCGRAFRTVTLLRNHLNTHTGTRPHKCTDCDMAFVTSGELVRHRRYKHTHEKPFKCSMCDYASVEVSKLKRHIRSHTGERPFQCSLCSYASRDTYKLKRHMRTHSGEKPYECYICHARFTQSGTMKMHILQKHTENVAKFHCPHCDTVIARKSDLGVHLRKQHSFIETGKKCRYCDAVFHERYALIQHQKSHKNEKRFRCDLCDYCCRQERHMVMHRRTHTGEKPYACSQCEKTFRQKQLLDMHFKRYHDPNFVPVAFVCSKCSKTFTRRNTMARHAENCNGEVDEAENGGPTPKKGARGRKRKMRNRKDEEDSEEDYFEQDEDEGENNAELLQEEEEANSLELEQAPNVVPVPPPDEPPVKRKRGRPPKNPKPWTSSKAVKPAAEAATSAIDIIQVESESAEAMTEDVLKVEVGEGGAETPVEQEVDQTVEEVEEIAAAAADNDLTPVMILSMMDR